The Mytilus edulis chromosome 12, xbMytEdul2.2, whole genome shotgun sequence genome contains a region encoding:
- the LOC139498325 gene encoding uncharacterized protein, whose protein sequence is MAQVLAVPDVRHGFSYIGKFNHDFGRITGIAATIKGNVLLCDYVKKNLILVDPLGIVLHKLDVDSEPYDLAITSQNIGYITQPNSRTVLQIDPDRMMVLFKATCDELNTTVFCVSAVSNTGRDFPKNVPCYLGVNKHGMSYKVPVNYENISLTDVTKYPKIGTRAVKFHVMDEHTYLSCIGGQNYITTYNDVLHNQQGIVADITTMDTPTDICSDDYGHIYISGQGSNNIHRLTYSLKDKRYYTIEQVCKVLDIPLDSHHGIKEPVALCFNQDYSKLYIANEWGKSILVFDVV, encoded by the exons ATGGCACAGGTGTTGGCCGTACCAGATGTTAGACATGGATTTTCGTACATAGGCAAATTTAACCACGACTTCGGTCGAATTACTGGGATAGCAGCTACAATAAAGGGGAATGTTTTGTTATGTGACTATGTTAAGAAGAATCTGATATTAGTTGATCCtcttggaattgttttacataagcTTGACGTTGACAGTGAACCATATGATTTGGCTATTACAAGTCAAAATATAGGCTATATTACACAACCTAACTCCAGAACTGTCCTACAAATAGACCCTGATAGAATGATGGTACTCTTCAAAGCAACCTGCGACGAACTAAACACAACAGTGTTTTGTGTTTCAGCAGTTTCAAATACTGGAAGGGATTTTCCGAAAAACGTTCCATGCTATCTTGGTGTTAACAAGCATGGTATGTCATATAAAGTTCCTGTCAATTACGAAAACAT CAGCCTAACAGACGTTACTAAATATCCCAAAATTGGTACACGTGCTGTAAAATTCCATGTCATGGACGAACATACTTACTTATCGTGTATAGGAGGCCAAAATTATATCACAACATATAACGACGTATTGCATAACCAACAAGGAATCGTTGCTGACATTACAACCATGGATACGCCCACTGACATATGTTCTGACGACTATGGACACATCTATATCAGTGGACAGGGATCGAACAATATACATAGACTTACATATTCTTTGAAAGATAAACGTTATTATACAATAGAACAGGTTTGCAAGGTTTTAGACATACCATTGGATTCACACCACGGAATCAAGGAACCTGTCGCCTTGTGCTTCAACCAAGACTATAGTAAACTGTATATTGCCAACGAATGGGGGAAAtcaattttggtttttgatgtGGTTTAA